From the Deinococcus hopiensis KR-140 genome, one window contains:
- a CDS encoding DUF2306 domain-containing protein translates to MSALHASVVGLHILGAVLALVTGGLALVYSNGSPAHRLVGKLYLLGWVLLAGLGYVIDAWTPGLSVFSGFNTLGLFLVGGAFYAVRHRQRIGRNWLRRHMLWMITSWVLAWIAMLVQMLPRFGVPATSSVFYLVIQLPATLGAFLMLRLLQRYTRSPAKSATS, encoded by the coding sequence ATGTCTGCGCTTCACGCCTCGGTGGTCGGTCTTCATATCCTTGGTGCAGTTCTTGCCCTGGTAACGGGCGGCCTGGCATTGGTGTATTCGAACGGTTCTCCGGCCCACCGCCTGGTCGGAAAGCTCTACCTCCTGGGGTGGGTGTTGCTCGCCGGGCTGGGGTACGTCATTGACGCCTGGACGCCGGGACTTTCGGTCTTTAGCGGCTTTAATACACTGGGTCTGTTTCTGGTGGGCGGCGCCTTTTATGCGGTTCGCCATCGTCAACGAATCGGGCGCAACTGGCTCAGGCGCCACATGCTGTGGATGATTACCTCGTGGGTTTTGGCGTGGATCGCGATGCTGGTGCAAATGCTTCCCCGGTTCGGGGTTCCGGCCACCTCGTCTGTCTTTTACCTGGTTATCCAGCTGCCCGCGACCCTGGGCGCTTTCCTGATGCTGCGTCTGTTGCAGCGCTATACCCGTAGCCCGGCAAAATCGGCCACCTCCTGA
- a CDS encoding helix-turn-helix domain-containing protein: protein MQITAIHTWKALDPIVQSAITRIQDEAQYKRALKLVEELWPLAQGDDAAATLLDLVAERIEAYEAQQDPVPATTPAEALAFLMEQHGLKQKDLAQFAPQSVISEILNGKRKVSKAIAKGLAERFKVSIDVFL, encoded by the coding sequence GTGCAAATAACCGCCATCCACACCTGGAAAGCGCTTGATCCCATTGTGCAAAGTGCGATCACCCGCATCCAGGACGAAGCGCAGTACAAGCGCGCCCTGAAGCTCGTCGAGGAACTCTGGCCGCTCGCCCAGGGCGATGACGCCGCAGCCACCCTGCTCGACCTGGTGGCCGAGCGCATCGAGGCCTACGAAGCGCAGCAGGACCCCGTCCCCGCCACCACGCCTGCCGAGGCCCTGGCGTTCCTGATGGAGCAGCACGGCCTGAAGCAGAAGGACCTCGCGCAGTTCGCGCCGCAGAGCGTGATCAGCGAGATCCTGAACGGGAAGCGCAAGGTCAGCAAGGCCATTGCCAAAGGGCTGGCCGAACGGTTTAAGGTCAGCATCGACGTTTTTCTGTGA